The Nitrospirota bacterium genome includes the window ATTCCCTGGGCTATCTCCCTCATCCTCGGGATATCTATGTAGGGCTTCAGAAGCGGTTCCTTGTTCAGCTCAAGCGCCCTCTCCGAAATATTTACGGCATTGTCGGCAATACGCTCAAGGTCAGTGGTTATCTTCATTGCAGTGGTGATAAACCTGAGGTCCTTTCCCATGGGCTGTTTTAGTGCAATGAGTCTTATACACTCCTCGTCTATCTTCACGTCATACGAGTTGATCTTATGGTCCTCCTCGATCACCTTGCGTGCCAATTCTGAATTCCTTTCAGTAAGTGATTTTATGGATTTCCTGATGGAGGTCTCTACAAGACCCGCCATCTGCAGTAACAACCCGTTAAGATGCTTCATCTCCTCTTCCCGTACAG containing:
- the phoU gene encoding phosphate signaling complex protein PhoU, translated to MPVREEEMKHLNGLLLQMAGLVETSIRKSIKSLTERNSELARKVIEEDHKINSYDVKIDEECIRLIALKQPMGKDLRFITTAMKITTDLERIADNAVNISERALELNKEPLLKPYIDIPRMREIAQGMVRDAIDAFVNEDKRLAMDVIMRDDEVDDLNDMVLKELMFIMTQDPSTVYRAMKISYVSKYLERIADHATNVAEMVVYMVKGKIIRHMAPQEIDI